In one Corallococcus sp. EGB genomic region, the following are encoded:
- the cglB gene encoding adventurous gliding motility lipoprotein CglB, whose translation MAGCQTYDFEPVDPLAIAQTTKETVITARKSKPDVMLLVDTSGSMTHPVNGQLPACTITVDGSQIECGEKYPCDTTKCPTRWSELQGAMGPFLSESGKLVRFGLTTYPAPLPPLPPGQSATVAQLCMAAAADNQSVRAEIPFDLDSDLDLQSYASLVNDKLQGIPNGGDNRPQGGTPTSASLEFVGTKMKVDSKDRDQIIILLTDGLPNCNDKNKIDGSSAECRCTLETLSQCTTPQSPYYRRGCLDKNASVAAVEALKTNKISTIVIGFGAETSSGDGPSVLNEMARAGGYARDCKANIDCGAGDTCDFATGTCNRAFYQAGNREELAAALKSISEAIQPGEPCFTQLEPSQLPSDEKLIVVYIDGERTLAGPDTWSLDLSNPDRLGVRFTGSSCAKLEASRPEDPVKVEVRAIRQL comes from the coding sequence ATGGCCGGCTGTCAGACCTATGACTTCGAGCCGGTGGATCCGCTCGCGATCGCCCAGACGACGAAGGAGACGGTGATCACCGCCCGCAAGAGCAAGCCGGACGTGATGCTCCTCGTGGACACCTCTGGCTCCATGACCCATCCGGTCAACGGGCAGCTGCCGGCCTGCACGATCACGGTGGACGGCAGCCAGATCGAGTGTGGCGAGAAGTATCCCTGCGACACGACAAAGTGCCCCACGCGTTGGTCGGAGCTCCAGGGCGCCATGGGTCCGTTCCTCAGCGAGAGCGGCAAGCTGGTCCGCTTCGGTCTGACCACCTACCCGGCGCCCCTGCCTCCGCTGCCCCCGGGACAATCGGCGACCGTAGCCCAGCTGTGCATGGCGGCTGCCGCTGACAACCAGAGCGTCCGCGCGGAGATCCCCTTCGACCTGGATTCAGATCTGGATCTCCAGTCCTACGCGAGCCTGGTCAACGACAAGCTCCAGGGTATCCCAAACGGTGGCGACAACCGTCCCCAGGGTGGTACGCCGACGAGCGCGAGCTTGGAGTTCGTGGGCACGAAGATGAAGGTCGACTCCAAGGATCGCGACCAGATCATCATCCTGCTGACCGACGGTCTGCCCAACTGCAACGACAAGAACAAGATCGACGGCAGCAGCGCCGAGTGCCGCTGCACGCTCGAAACACTGAGCCAGTGCACGACGCCGCAGAGCCCGTATTACCGCCGCGGCTGCCTCGACAAGAACGCCTCCGTGGCGGCAGTGGAGGCGCTCAAGACGAACAAGATCTCCACCATCGTCATCGGGTTCGGCGCGGAGACGTCATCGGGTGACGGCCCCAGCGTCCTCAACGAGATGGCGCGCGCGGGTGGCTACGCACGTGACTGCAAGGCCAACATCGACTGCGGCGCGGGAGACACCTGCGACTTCGCCACCGGCACGTGCAACCGTGCCTTCTACCAGGCGGGCAACCGAGAGGAACTGGCGGCGGCCCTGAAGTCGATCAGCGAGGCGATCCAGCCGGGCGAGCCGTGCTTCACCCAGCTCGAACCGAGCCAGCTGCCCTCCGATGAGAAGCTCATCGTCGTCTACATCGACGGCGAGCGCACGCTCGCGGGCCCCGACACCTGGTCGCTGGACCTGTCGAACCCTGACAGGCTGGGCGTGCGGTTCACGGGCAGTTCCTGCGCGAAGCTGGAGGCGTCGCGCCCGGAAGATCCCGTCAAGGTCGAAGTGCGCGCCATCCGCCAGCTCTAG
- a CDS encoding DsrE family protein has protein sequence MAGRVFFFLQHATYEPAYQAASMGITAAAMGDDVYFVFAFEALRQLVRGGFGLAHSERERTEAARAEGLNVPTPARMLEEARALGAKLVACDTTVRICGFSPQELHGTLDEVMGLASIWRLTEGARVLTL, from the coding sequence ATGGCCGGACGCGTCTTCTTCTTCCTCCAGCACGCCACGTACGAGCCCGCCTATCAGGCGGCCTCCATGGGTATCACCGCCGCCGCGATGGGCGACGACGTCTACTTCGTCTTCGCCTTCGAGGCCCTGCGCCAGCTGGTCCGCGGCGGCTTCGGCCTGGCGCACAGCGAGCGCGAGCGAACCGAAGCAGCCCGGGCTGAAGGGCTCAATGTCCCCACGCCGGCCCGAATGTTGGAGGAGGCCCGCGCCCTGGGCGCGAAGCTCGTGGCTTGCGACACCACGGTGCGCATCTGCGGCTTCTCGCCCCAGGAACTTCACGGCACCCTGGACGAGGTCATGGGCCTGGCCTCCATCTGGAGGCTGACCGAAGGCGCGCGCGTCCTCACGCTCTGA
- a CDS encoding HEAT repeat domain-containing protein, which produces MPSQLFRPRGVRPSPVPFHSAPSRWVALAGLAVLAGAAPPSEAAPVRARVAATASVPPAAVVPGPLRAETLQLLSQPAVASEAAWRKLGPEVVPVLAALAEDTSVPDAQRMGAVTALARVESPEAGQTLQAMLEDPHRPSDVRSQAAAALGQRLGFEAVTTLRARLEDQDLRIREAVAQALGRLGGQQVREVLEERLPLEEVPQVREALQQGLTLAEP; this is translated from the coding sequence ATGCCGAGCCAGCTTTTCCGCCCCCGCGGTGTTCGTCCCTCGCCGGTCCCCTTCCATTCCGCGCCCTCGCGATGGGTGGCGCTGGCCGGCCTCGCCGTGCTCGCGGGCGCGGCGCCCCCGTCCGAGGCGGCTCCGGTCCGCGCGCGGGTCGCGGCCACGGCCTCCGTTCCCCCGGCCGCGGTCGTTCCCGGGCCGCTGCGCGCGGAGACCCTGCAACTGCTCTCCCAACCGGCCGTCGCTTCCGAGGCGGCGTGGCGCAAGCTGGGGCCGGAGGTCGTGCCCGTGCTCGCGGCACTCGCCGAGGATACGAGCGTCCCCGATGCGCAGCGGATGGGGGCCGTGACGGCGTTGGCTCGCGTGGAGTCTCCCGAGGCGGGACAGACGCTCCAGGCGATGCTGGAGGATCCGCACCGGCCTTCGGACGTCCGCTCGCAGGCGGCCGCCGCGCTGGGCCAGCGCCTGGGATTCGAGGCCGTGACGACGCTGCGGGCCCGGCTGGAGGATCAGGATCTGCGGATCCGCGAGGCCGTGGCCCAGGCGCTTGGCCGGCTGGGCGGACAGCAGGTGCGCGAGGTGCTGGAGGAACGGCTTCCCCTGGAGGAGGTACCCCAGGTGCGGGAGGCGCTCCAGCAGGGACTCACGCTGGCGGAGCCCTGA
- a CDS encoding HAD family hydrolase — protein sequence MRPTVLLFDIDGTLVTTGGAGRRAMGLAFEQLHQRRDACDGFSMSGMTDRAIVRKGLGIIGQADTEDAISAVIDAYVAHLGLEVPKVDAREYRLHPGMREAVMEARSRSGFAVGLGTGNVRAGAKVKLDRVDIHDQFAFGGFGCDFEDRVALIRHGAQAGAAQLGHPLEACRVVIIGDTPKDVAAAKGIGAETIGVGTGNFTPQALRDAGAEWAFADLTAPGAMEALLVGR from the coding sequence ATGCGCCCCACCGTCCTCCTCTTCGACATTGATGGCACCCTCGTCACCACCGGCGGTGCCGGTCGCCGCGCCATGGGCCTGGCCTTCGAACAGCTGCACCAGCGGCGCGACGCTTGCGACGGCTTCAGCATGTCCGGGATGACGGACCGGGCCATCGTCCGCAAGGGCCTGGGCATCATCGGACAGGCCGACACCGAGGACGCCATCAGCGCGGTCATCGATGCGTACGTCGCCCACCTGGGCCTGGAGGTCCCCAAGGTCGATGCCCGTGAGTACCGGCTTCACCCGGGCATGCGCGAGGCCGTGATGGAGGCTCGCTCACGGTCGGGCTTCGCGGTGGGCCTGGGCACCGGCAACGTGCGCGCGGGGGCCAAGGTGAAGCTGGACCGCGTGGACATCCATGACCAGTTCGCCTTCGGCGGCTTCGGCTGCGACTTCGAGGACCGCGTGGCCCTCATCCGGCACGGCGCGCAGGCCGGGGCGGCGCAGCTGGGCCATCCGCTGGAGGCGTGCCGGGTGGTGATCATCGGCGACACGCCCAAGGACGTCGCGGCCGCCAAGGGCATTGGCGCGGAGACGATTGGCGTGGGCACGGGCAACTTCACGCCCCAGGCGCTGCGCGACGCCGGGGCCGAGTGGGCCTTCGCGGACCTCACCGCCCCCGGCGCCATGGAGGCCCTGCTCGTCGGCCGGTGA
- the hrpB gene encoding ATP-dependent helicase HrpB, with product MADVALPIDPLLPDIVSTLRSSRSLVLEAPPGAGKTTRVPRALLEAGLGAGKEIVVLQPRRLPTRLAAQRVSEEIGERVGETVGYQVRFEDVRGPKTRMSFVTEGVLGRRLLTDPTLRDVGIVVLDEFHERHLSADISLALLRRLQETARPDLKLVVMSATLEAEPVRAYLGGAPSLRSEGRRFDVSVEYLSAPDDRHLDQQVLSALKRLFTQGVDGDVLVFLPGAGEIRRARDTCAEFAERHDADVLPLHGDLSPAEQDRAVRRSSRRKIILSTNVAETSVTIDGVAVVIDSGLARVASHSPWSGLPQLKLGKVSRASAVQRAGRAGRTRAGHCVRLYTQHDFDGRPDQEAPEIRRTDLAETVLSLRASGVKDLTAFPFFEPPPAPALEAAEALLRRLGAVDARGQVTEVGQRLLRFPVHPRQARVIVEGERRGVGGDAAVLAALMGERDIRREARANLGGGGRASALVSGPSDLLELLERFREAGRSGFSSGRMQSLSLDAGAVQSVERVQKQLRRAVREQGARPSRPEDVEQALMLSVLAGYPDRVARRRRPRSPELLMFGGGTTSLSEFSVVQDADLMVAVDAEERPGRGAVVRLASAVEAEWLLDLYPDALEEVDTLQWNPDSRRVERLTRLAYGNLMLEETRTPAPPSEEAARVLAEAALAAGPERFAEPEALEQWRTRVELLAKAFPEAGFPTVDANFMRDALASLCVGARSFSDLEGLSLLDALYARLTSEQQRLLANHAPERVTLPGGRGVKVHYEPNKPPWVESRLQDFFGMAQGPSVGAGRVPLVLHLLAPNMRAVQVTTDLAGFWERHYPAIRKELCRKYPRHSWPEDPRHAQPPAPRPPRR from the coding sequence ATGGCGGACGTCGCCCTTCCCATCGATCCCCTCCTGCCGGACATCGTCTCCACGCTCCGGAGTTCGCGGTCGCTCGTGCTCGAAGCGCCTCCGGGCGCGGGCAAGACGACCCGCGTTCCCCGCGCGCTGCTGGAGGCGGGGCTGGGCGCGGGCAAGGAGATTGTCGTCCTCCAACCCCGGCGGCTGCCCACCCGGCTCGCCGCTCAGCGCGTGTCCGAGGAGATTGGCGAGCGCGTGGGCGAGACCGTCGGCTACCAGGTCCGCTTCGAGGACGTCCGCGGTCCCAAGACGCGCATGTCCTTCGTCACCGAGGGCGTGCTCGGCCGTCGCCTGCTCACCGACCCCACGCTGCGCGACGTGGGCATCGTCGTGCTCGACGAGTTCCACGAGCGGCACCTGTCCGCGGACATCTCGCTCGCGCTGCTGCGGCGGCTGCAGGAGACGGCCCGCCCCGACCTCAAGCTCGTGGTGATGTCCGCGACCCTGGAGGCCGAGCCCGTCCGCGCGTACCTCGGCGGCGCGCCTTCCCTGCGCTCCGAGGGCCGCCGCTTCGACGTCAGCGTCGAGTACCTGTCCGCGCCGGATGACCGGCACCTGGATCAACAGGTGCTCTCCGCGCTCAAGCGCCTGTTCACCCAGGGCGTCGACGGCGACGTGCTCGTGTTCCTTCCCGGCGCTGGGGAGATCCGCCGCGCTCGCGACACCTGCGCGGAGTTCGCCGAGCGCCACGACGCGGACGTGCTCCCCCTCCATGGCGACCTCTCCCCCGCGGAGCAGGACCGCGCCGTGCGCCGCAGCTCGCGCCGGAAGATCATCCTGTCCACCAACGTCGCGGAGACGTCCGTCACCATCGACGGCGTCGCGGTCGTCATCGACAGCGGACTGGCTCGCGTGGCGTCCCACTCGCCGTGGTCCGGCCTGCCGCAGCTCAAGCTGGGCAAGGTGAGCAGGGCCTCCGCCGTCCAGCGCGCCGGCCGCGCCGGCCGCACCCGCGCCGGACACTGCGTGCGCCTCTACACCCAGCACGACTTCGACGGCCGGCCCGACCAGGAGGCTCCGGAGATCCGCCGCACCGACCTGGCCGAGACCGTGCTCTCCCTGCGCGCGTCGGGCGTGAAGGACCTGACGGCGTTCCCGTTCTTCGAGCCGCCCCCCGCCCCCGCCCTGGAGGCCGCGGAGGCGCTGCTGCGCCGGCTGGGCGCGGTGGATGCCCGAGGCCAGGTGACGGAGGTGGGCCAGCGGCTCCTGCGCTTCCCCGTCCACCCGCGACAGGCGCGCGTCATCGTCGAGGGCGAGCGCCGGGGCGTGGGTGGCGATGCCGCCGTGCTCGCGGCCCTCATGGGCGAGCGCGACATCCGCCGCGAGGCCCGCGCCAACCTGGGTGGCGGTGGCCGCGCGTCCGCGCTCGTCAGCGGCCCTTCCGACCTGCTGGAGCTCCTGGAGCGCTTCCGCGAGGCCGGCCGTTCGGGCTTCAGCTCCGGCCGCATGCAGTCCTTGTCGCTGGACGCAGGCGCCGTGCAGTCCGTGGAGCGCGTGCAGAAGCAGCTGCGCCGCGCGGTGCGGGAACAGGGGGCGCGCCCCAGCCGCCCCGAGGACGTGGAGCAGGCGCTGATGCTCAGCGTGCTCGCGGGCTACCCGGACCGCGTGGCCCGCAGGCGGCGGCCCCGCTCTCCGGAGCTGCTCATGTTCGGCGGCGGCACCACCAGCCTGTCCGAGTTCAGCGTCGTCCAGGACGCGGACCTGATGGTCGCCGTGGATGCCGAGGAGCGCCCGGGCCGCGGCGCCGTCGTGCGGCTCGCCAGCGCCGTGGAGGCCGAGTGGCTGCTGGACCTCTACCCGGACGCGCTGGAGGAGGTGGACACCCTCCAGTGGAACCCGGACTCGCGCCGCGTGGAGCGCCTCACGCGGCTGGCCTACGGCAACCTCATGCTGGAGGAGACGCGCACGCCCGCCCCTCCGTCCGAGGAGGCCGCGCGCGTCCTGGCCGAGGCGGCGCTCGCCGCGGGCCCGGAGCGCTTCGCGGAGCCCGAGGCGCTGGAGCAGTGGCGCACGCGCGTGGAGCTGCTCGCCAAGGCGTTCCCCGAGGCGGGCTTTCCCACCGTGGACGCGAACTTCATGCGCGACGCGCTGGCGTCCCTGTGCGTGGGCGCGCGCAGCTTCTCCGACCTGGAGGGGCTATCGCTGCTGGACGCGCTCTACGCGCGCCTCACCTCCGAGCAGCAGCGCCTGCTGGCGAACCATGCCCCCGAGCGCGTCACCCTGCCCGGCGGGCGCGGCGTGAAGGTGCACTACGAGCCCAACAAGCCGCCCTGGGTGGAGTCACGGCTGCAGGACTTCTTCGGGATGGCGCAGGGGCCCAGCGTGGGCGCGGGCCGCGTGCCGCTGGTGCTGCATCTGCTGGCCCCCAACATGCGCGCCGTTCAGGTGACGACCGACCTGGCGGGCTTCTGGGAGCGTCACTACCCGGCGATCCGCAAGGAGCTGTGCCGCAAGTATCCCCGGCACTCGTGGCCCGAGGATCCGCGCCACGCCCAGCCACCCGCGCCCCGTCCTCCGAGGCGCTGA
- a CDS encoding GNAT family N-acetyltransferase — protein MPTPPETSPAPVTVAQIKGEAELMQALAIREVVFIEEQHVPEGIERDAEDANAYHVLAYQGGHAIGTGRLVKLPEPPAGQPGTWGQIGRMAVLQSHRKARVGSKLLTTLEEEARRRGYNGIMMHAQLYALDFYKKHGYQPVGAVFDEAGIDHLEMHKRL, from the coding sequence ATGCCGACGCCTCCCGAGACTTCCCCGGCACCCGTCACCGTCGCCCAGATCAAGGGCGAGGCGGAACTCATGCAGGCCCTCGCCATCCGCGAGGTCGTGTTCATCGAGGAACAGCACGTGCCCGAAGGCATCGAGCGCGATGCCGAGGACGCCAACGCCTACCACGTGCTGGCCTACCAGGGCGGCCACGCCATTGGCACCGGCCGCCTGGTGAAGCTGCCGGAGCCGCCCGCCGGGCAGCCGGGGACATGGGGCCAGATCGGCCGCATGGCGGTGCTGCAGTCGCACCGCAAGGCCCGCGTGGGCTCGAAGCTCCTCACGACGCTGGAGGAGGAAGCGCGCCGCCGCGGCTACAACGGCATCATGATGCACGCCCAGCTCTACGCGCTCGACTTCTACAAGAAGCACGGCTACCAGCCCGTCGGCGCCGTCTTCGACGAGGCCGGCATCGACCACCTGGAGATGCACAAGCGGCTGTAG
- the fdxA gene encoding ferredoxin FdxA yields the protein MAYVVAEPCIKCKYTDCVEVCPVNCFYEGANFLVIHPDECIDCGACEPVCPTKAIFPETELPSEWKEYTKLNADYSSKWPNIAEKKAALPEAEEYKDKKGKRAELSTAPGGK from the coding sequence ATGGCCTACGTCGTCGCCGAGCCTTGCATCAAGTGCAAGTACACCGACTGTGTCGAGGTGTGCCCGGTCAACTGCTTCTACGAGGGGGCGAACTTCCTCGTGATCCACCCGGACGAGTGCATTGACTGCGGCGCTTGCGAGCCCGTCTGCCCGACCAAGGCGATCTTCCCCGAGACCGAACTTCCCTCGGAGTGGAAGGAGTACACGAAGCTCAACGCGGACTACTCCTCCAAGTGGCCCAACATCGCGGAGAAGAAGGCCGCCCTGCCCGAGGCCGAGGAGTACAAGGACAAGAAGGGCAAGCGCGCCGAGCTGAGCACCGCGCCCGGCGGGAAGTAA
- the asd gene encoding aspartate-semialdehyde dehydrogenase — protein MAKLRAVLIGATGLAGQQFIAALKDHPFIELTGLAASPRSAGKTYADALRASNGMLAWFVPEPLPEAIARMTVVSGDAVQAKDYDIAFSAVEADVARELEPRLARDIPVFSAASAFRYEADVPLLIPPINAAHAPLINEQRRQRGWKGFIVPIPNCTTTGLAVTLAPLAERFGVKAVLMTSLQAMSGAGRSPGVIGLDILDNVVPYIPKEEHKVEVETKKILGALNPAGAALTPHDVRVSCTCTRVAVLEGHTESVFVSLGKKATVAEVTQAMREWQGAQVAKDLPSSPPRWIEVLDDPFRPQPRMDRDTHGGMATTVGRIREDGVLENGFKYVLVSHNTKMGAAKGAILVAELLRAQGLLG, from the coding sequence ATGGCAAAGCTTCGCGCCGTGCTCATTGGCGCCACCGGACTCGCGGGCCAGCAGTTCATCGCGGCCCTGAAGGACCACCCGTTCATCGAGCTCACCGGGCTCGCCGCCTCGCCCAGGTCCGCCGGAAAAACCTACGCGGACGCCCTGCGCGCCTCCAACGGCATGCTGGCCTGGTTCGTCCCGGAGCCGCTCCCGGAGGCCATCGCCCGCATGACCGTGGTCAGCGGCGACGCCGTCCAGGCGAAGGACTACGACATCGCGTTCTCCGCCGTGGAGGCGGACGTGGCCCGGGAGCTCGAGCCGCGCCTCGCCCGGGACATCCCGGTGTTCTCCGCCGCGAGCGCCTTCCGCTACGAAGCGGACGTGCCGCTGCTCATTCCCCCCATCAACGCCGCCCACGCCCCGCTCATCAACGAGCAGCGCCGGCAGCGCGGGTGGAAGGGCTTCATCGTCCCCATCCCCAACTGCACCACCACGGGCCTGGCCGTGACGCTGGCCCCCCTGGCGGAGCGCTTCGGTGTGAAGGCCGTGCTGATGACCAGCCTCCAGGCCATGTCCGGCGCCGGACGTTCGCCGGGCGTCATCGGCCTGGACATCCTCGACAACGTCGTGCCCTACATCCCCAAGGAGGAGCACAAGGTCGAGGTGGAGACGAAGAAGATCCTCGGGGCGCTCAACCCCGCGGGCGCGGCGCTCACCCCCCACGACGTGCGCGTCTCCTGCACCTGCACCCGCGTCGCCGTGCTGGAGGGCCACACCGAGTCCGTCTTCGTGTCGCTCGGGAAGAAGGCCACCGTCGCCGAGGTCACCCAGGCGATGCGCGAGTGGCAGGGCGCCCAGGTGGCGAAGGACCTGCCGTCCTCTCCGCCCCGGTGGATCGAAGTGCTGGACGACCCGTTCCGCCCCCAGCCGCGCATGGACCGGGACACCCACGGCGGCATGGCCACCACCGTGGGCCGCATCCGCGAGGATGGTGTGCTGGAGAACGGCTTCAAGTACGTGCTCGTCTCCCACAACACGAAGATGGGGGCCGCCAAGGGCGCCATCCTCGTCGCGGAGCTGCTCCGGGCGCAGGGCTTGCTGGGCTGA
- a CDS encoding rhodanese-like domain-containing protein: MEPTIICDELFMRLGDEDVLVLDCRDAMDWERFEIHIPGALRMTASEIARDMAMLPDDELIVLCGTTQDCADIRRICRVLRLRGRNAVCLAGGLHAWVTGGYPTERHARAPSHAHR; the protein is encoded by the coding sequence GTGGAGCCCACCATCATTTGCGATGAGTTGTTCATGCGTCTGGGGGACGAGGACGTGCTCGTCCTGGATTGCCGCGACGCGATGGACTGGGAGCGGTTCGAGATCCACATCCCCGGCGCGCTGCGCATGACGGCGTCGGAGATTGCCCGGGACATGGCGATGCTGCCCGACGACGAGCTCATCGTCCTGTGCGGCACCACCCAGGACTGCGCGGACATCCGCCGCATCTGCCGCGTGCTGCGCCTCAGGGGGCGCAATGCCGTATGCCTCGCCGGTGGGCTCCACGCGTGGGTGACGGGGGGCTACCCCACGGAGCGCCACGCGCGCGCCCCCTCCCACGCCCACCGTTGA
- a CDS encoding acyl-CoA dehydrogenase family protein, protein MLHGHGVYLEEHEAFRRTVRAVVDKELRPFAADWEAREEFPRELFTRFGELGFLGLKYPEAYGGTAAGELYEAVLLEELGRCGSGGVAAGLGGQFTIATGPLNLFGTHAQKQRWLAPAIRGEQIGALGITEPDAGSDVAGLRTTARLDGDHYVVNGSKTYITNGVRADFVVLAVKTDPSRGHKGLSMLVVERGTPGFSVGRKLQKVGWRASDTAELFFEDCRVPAENLLGVEGQGFSQIMGNFQWERLSLALGAVGAMDDMLDTVLEHVKQRRAFGQTLAGFQVVRHKLADLYTARECARQLTYHALRLHVAGEYAVAQTSMAKKVATETCCRVADECLQLHGGAGYMMEYDIQRHWRDARLGPIGGGTSEVMNEIIAKQLGL, encoded by the coding sequence ATGCTGCATGGTCATGGCGTGTACCTGGAGGAGCACGAAGCCTTCCGCCGCACCGTCCGGGCGGTGGTGGACAAGGAGCTGCGCCCGTTCGCGGCGGACTGGGAGGCCCGCGAGGAGTTCCCCCGGGAGCTCTTCACCCGCTTCGGCGAGCTGGGCTTCCTGGGGCTGAAGTACCCGGAGGCCTACGGGGGCACGGCCGCCGGGGAGCTGTACGAGGCGGTGCTCCTGGAGGAGCTGGGCCGCTGCGGCTCCGGCGGCGTGGCCGCGGGGTTGGGCGGGCAGTTCACCATCGCCACCGGCCCCCTGAACCTGTTCGGCACGCACGCCCAGAAGCAGCGCTGGCTGGCCCCCGCCATCCGGGGGGAGCAGATTGGCGCCCTGGGCATCACCGAACCGGACGCCGGCTCGGACGTGGCCGGGCTGCGCACCACCGCCCGCCTTGACGGCGACCACTACGTCGTCAACGGCTCCAAGACGTACATCACCAACGGGGTGCGGGCGGACTTCGTGGTCCTGGCGGTGAAGACCGACCCCTCGCGCGGCCACAAGGGCCTGTCCATGCTGGTGGTGGAGCGGGGCACGCCCGGCTTCAGCGTGGGGCGCAAGCTCCAGAAGGTGGGCTGGCGCGCGTCCGACACGGCGGAGCTCTTCTTCGAGGACTGCCGCGTGCCGGCGGAGAACCTGCTGGGCGTGGAGGGGCAGGGGTTCTCGCAGATCATGGGCAACTTCCAGTGGGAGCGCCTGTCGCTCGCCCTGGGCGCGGTGGGCGCCATGGACGACATGCTGGACACGGTGCTCGAGCACGTGAAGCAGCGCCGTGCCTTCGGGCAGACGCTGGCGGGCTTCCAGGTGGTGCGCCACAAGCTGGCGGACCTCTACACGGCCCGCGAATGCGCGCGGCAGCTCACCTACCACGCGCTGCGCCTGCACGTGGCCGGCGAGTACGCCGTCGCGCAGACCTCCATGGCCAAGAAGGTCGCCACGGAGACCTGCTGCCGCGTGGCCGACGAGTGCCTCCAGCTCCACGGCGGCGCGGGCTACATGATGGAGTACGACATCCAGCGTCACTGGCGCGACGCCCGGCTCGGGCCCATTGGCGGCGGCACCAGCGAGGTGATGAACGAAATCATCGCGAAGCAGCTGGGGCTCTGA
- a CDS encoding nitrous oxide reductase family maturation protein NosD codes for MKTRPNLVASLAACTLLFGMTACGSGGGSGGGTGGSSNAGPGPQTLATATAGLGTGGSGTGGKAPPIGVQPVENTPAAQMQSHADHTPIAEPGPQPAVSAQAMAETAATTPAHDWVVSPNGDDGAQGTEAAPLRTIAMAVSKAGPGDRIRVLAGSYAERVVLGDNAKAGTANAKITLQGEGRPKLTPGSGSGAAVQVRRPNWIIDGFDIDVDRQPIFGVSFEGDVQGTVLANSEVHNGTGGAGITLFNQAKGPTVENNNIHDFVRTTGNKDSHGIVMQPASYDLTVRNNDIHDVSGDSVQCLGPEGFSQLPPATGLVVENNHLFSNRENAVDIKTCHDVVIRNNRMHHFQQTDTAKGEALVIHYSANNVLVEDNELYDAAKGIAVGGNHEGPVPQSIVVRRNRVHDITDAGGGEGTGIRLENSKGAVVVNNTITRAKAGIILGHGTGGPTEALRVENNIVDAPLTVDVGGQAPGLHMGNNLYPAGAQFKNNNQLMALDAFKAATKDTTSNGGDVTVSDTFAPSPAAVDKGQDEGQPFCGAAPDIGAVEMGC; via the coding sequence TTGAAGACGCGACCCAACCTGGTGGCCTCCCTGGCCGCCTGCACCCTGCTCTTCGGAATGACCGCCTGTGGCAGCGGCGGTGGTTCTGGCGGAGGAACCGGCGGTTCTTCGAACGCAGGGCCGGGCCCCCAGACGCTCGCGACAGCCACGGCCGGTCTAGGCACGGGCGGTTCAGGCACGGGCGGCAAGGCGCCGCCCATCGGCGTGCAGCCGGTGGAGAACACGCCCGCCGCGCAGATGCAGTCGCATGCGGACCACACGCCCATCGCGGAGCCGGGCCCCCAGCCCGCCGTCAGCGCCCAGGCCATGGCGGAAACCGCCGCCACCACGCCCGCCCATGACTGGGTCGTCTCACCCAACGGCGATGACGGCGCCCAGGGCACCGAGGCCGCGCCGCTGCGCACCATCGCCATGGCGGTGAGCAAGGCAGGCCCCGGCGACCGCATCCGAGTCCTCGCGGGCAGCTACGCCGAGCGCGTCGTGCTGGGCGACAACGCCAAGGCCGGCACGGCCAACGCGAAGATCACCCTCCAGGGAGAGGGCCGTCCCAAGCTCACCCCGGGCAGCGGCTCCGGCGCCGCGGTGCAGGTGCGCCGCCCGAACTGGATCATCGATGGGTTCGACATCGACGTGGACCGACAGCCCATCTTCGGCGTCAGCTTCGAGGGCGACGTGCAGGGCACGGTGCTGGCCAACTCGGAGGTGCACAACGGCACCGGCGGCGCGGGCATCACCCTGTTCAACCAGGCCAAGGGCCCCACCGTCGAGAACAACAACATCCACGACTTCGTGCGGACCACCGGCAACAAGGACTCGCACGGCATCGTGATGCAGCCCGCGTCCTACGACCTGACGGTGCGCAACAACGACATCCACGACGTGTCCGGTGACTCCGTGCAGTGCCTGGGCCCGGAGGGCTTCAGCCAACTGCCGCCCGCCACGGGCCTGGTGGTGGAGAACAACCACCTGTTCAGCAACCGGGAGAACGCCGTGGACATCAAGACGTGCCACGACGTCGTCATCCGCAACAACCGGATGCACCACTTCCAGCAGACGGACACGGCCAAGGGCGAGGCGCTCGTCATCCACTACTCCGCCAACAACGTGCTGGTGGAGGACAACGAACTGTATGACGCCGCCAAGGGCATCGCCGTGGGCGGCAACCACGAGGGCCCCGTGCCCCAGTCCATCGTCGTGCGTCGCAACCGCGTGCACGACATCACCGACGCGGGCGGCGGCGAGGGCACCGGCATCCGCCTGGAGAACTCCAAGGGCGCCGTCGTGGTGAACAACACCATCACCCGCGCCAAGGCCGGCATCATCCTGGGCCATGGCACGGGCGGCCCCACGGAGGCGCTGCGCGTGGAGAACAACATCGTGGACGCGCCGCTCACCGTGGACGTCGGTGGCCAGGCCCCCGGCCTCCACATGGGCAACAACCTCTACCCGGCTGGCGCGCAGTTCAAGAACAACAACCAACTCATGGCCCTGGACGCCTTCAAGGCCGCCACGAAGGACACCACCTCCAACGGCGGTGACGTGACGGTGTCCGACACCTTCGCCCCATCCCCGGCCGCAGTGGACAAGGGCCAGGACGAGGGCCAGCCCTTCTGCGGCGCGGCCCCGGACATCGGCGCGGTGGAGATGGGCTGCTAG